From one Nocardioides scoriae genomic stretch:
- a CDS encoding SDR family oxidoreductase, whose translation MSTRSVFITGAAAGIGRRTALLLAERGWTVGAYDIDEAGLATLVDEVAPLRGSVVTGRLDVTDADAFAAAVTDFVGQAGGRLDVLVNNAGILLAGPFEDSSAADHHREVDINVKGTVNGLHAAYPHLRATPGATVVNLASASAIYGQADLANYSATKFFVRGLTEALDIEWKRHDIRVVAIWPLFVQTAMTANMRTGTTDSLGIRLKPEDVAAKILEAIEPPKPRRALHQVHFPVGFQTTALTLGSRFSPAWLTRAVNKRLAGH comes from the coding sequence GTGAGCACACGATCCGTCTTCATCACCGGCGCCGCTGCCGGCATCGGGCGGCGCACGGCCCTGCTGCTGGCCGAGCGCGGGTGGACCGTGGGCGCCTACGACATCGATGAGGCGGGCCTGGCCACGCTGGTCGACGAGGTTGCCCCGCTGCGCGGCTCGGTGGTGACCGGTCGGCTCGACGTGACCGACGCGGACGCCTTCGCCGCGGCCGTCACCGACTTCGTGGGTCAGGCCGGCGGTCGGCTCGACGTGCTGGTCAACAACGCGGGCATCCTGCTGGCCGGCCCCTTCGAGGACTCCTCGGCGGCCGACCACCACCGCGAGGTCGACATCAACGTCAAGGGCACCGTCAACGGCCTGCACGCGGCGTACCCCCACCTGCGGGCGACCCCGGGCGCGACCGTGGTCAACCTGGCCTCGGCCTCGGCGATCTACGGGCAGGCCGACCTGGCCAACTACAGCGCCACCAAGTTCTTCGTCCGCGGCCTCACCGAGGCGCTCGACATCGAGTGGAAGCGCCACGACATCCGCGTGGTCGCCATCTGGCCGCTGTTCGTGCAGACGGCGATGACGGCCAACATGCGCACCGGCACGACCGACTCCCTCGGCATCCGCCTCAAGCCCGAGGACGTCGCGGCCAAGATCCTCGAGGCGATCGAGCCGCCGAAGCCGCGCCGCGCCCTGCACCAGGTGCACTTCCCGGTCGGGTTCCAGACCACTGCCCTGACCCTGGGCTCCCGCTTCTCCCCCGCCTGGCTCACCCGCGCCGTCAACAAGCGCCTCGCCGGCCACTAG
- a CDS encoding DUF1059 domain-containing protein translates to MTFRLACGDVLPGCPASFENDDRSALLGDVASHAGEAHGLTEITPEVLAAVEAGIERTSA, encoded by the coding sequence ATGACCTTCCGGCTCGCCTGCGGCGACGTCCTGCCGGGCTGCCCCGCCAGCTTCGAGAACGACGACCGCTCCGCCCTGCTCGGCGACGTCGCCTCCCATGCCGGCGAGGCCCACGGCCTCACCGAGATCACGCCGGAGGTGCTGGCCGCCGTGGAGGCCGGGATCGAGCGCACGTCGGCCTGA
- a CDS encoding MFS transporter has translation MGGPPAVTAAPAADVLHRPGSPGYRRLNVAMVLAGLAAFGLLYAAQPVLPQLADEFGVRASLASLAVSATTGALAIAVLPAAVVARRWGRARTMRWGLVASVVLTLGVAVAPTFGSLVVLRALSGLTLAAVAGVAMAHVGAEVHPAGLGSAMGLYVAGNSLGGVGGRLVTSFVSDGTSWRWGVAAVALAGAAATAAFWRTLPATVARPPVAASERERVRPPWPLLVLVLVPFTLMGGFVAVYNYLGFRLSHAPFDLAPAVLGLVFLAYLAGTFSSAVAGRAADRLGRPRVLTASVLVMAGGLALTLPDVLWLVVAGLVVLTAGFFAAHAVASGWAPVVAGAASSLGSALYVTAYYAGSSVFGLWIGEAWTGAGWPGVVVSVALLCAAGLVAGVVVAVGRRSAR, from the coding sequence GTGGGAGGACCGCCAGCGGTGACGGCTGCTCCCGCGGCCGACGTGCTGCACCGCCCGGGGTCGCCGGGCTACCGCCGGCTCAACGTCGCGATGGTGCTCGCCGGGCTGGCCGCCTTCGGGCTGCTGTACGCCGCCCAGCCCGTGCTGCCCCAGCTCGCCGACGAGTTCGGCGTGCGCGCCAGCCTGGCCAGCCTCGCCGTCTCGGCCACGACGGGTGCGCTGGCGATCGCCGTGCTGCCCGCCGCCGTGGTCGCCCGCCGGTGGGGGCGGGCCCGCACGATGCGGTGGGGCCTGGTCGCCTCGGTCGTGCTCACCCTGGGCGTCGCGGTGGCGCCGACCTTCGGGTCCCTGGTGGTGCTGCGCGCGCTGTCGGGCCTGACCCTGGCCGCGGTCGCGGGCGTCGCGATGGCCCACGTCGGCGCGGAGGTGCACCCCGCGGGCCTCGGCTCGGCCATGGGCCTCTACGTCGCGGGCAACTCGCTCGGCGGGGTCGGCGGGCGCCTGGTCACCTCCTTCGTCTCCGACGGCACCTCGTGGCGCTGGGGCGTGGCCGCGGTCGCGCTCGCGGGGGCCGCGGCGACGGCCGCCTTCTGGCGCACCCTGCCGGCCACCGTGGCCCGCCCGCCGGTGGCCGCCTCCGAGCGCGAGCGGGTGCGCCCGCCGTGGCCGCTGCTCGTGCTCGTGCTGGTGCCGTTCACGCTGATGGGCGGCTTCGTCGCGGTCTACAACTACCTGGGCTTCCGGCTCTCCCACGCGCCCTTCGACCTCGCGCCGGCCGTGCTCGGCCTGGTGTTCCTGGCCTACCTCGCCGGCACCTTCTCCTCGGCCGTCGCCGGCCGCGCGGCCGACCGCCTCGGCCGGCCCCGGGTGCTCACCGCCTCGGTGCTGGTGATGGCCGGCGGCCTGGCCCTGACGCTGCCCGACGTGCTGTGGCTGGTGGTCGCCGGCCTGGTCGTGCTGACCGCCGGCTTCTTCGCCGCCCACGCCGTCGCCAGCGGCTGGGCCCCCGTCGTCGCCGGCGCGGCGTCCTCGCTGGGCAGCGCGCTCTACGTCACGGCGTACTACGCCGGCTCCAGCGTCTTCGGCCTGTGGATCGGCGAGGCCTGGACCGGCGCCGGCTGGCCCGGCGTGGTCGTCTCCGTGGCCCTGCTCTGCGCCGCCGGGCTGGTGGCTGGGGTGGTGGTGGCGGTGGGGCGCCGGTCGGCGCGCTGA
- a CDS encoding sensor histidine kinase, with protein MTASRLTPRADVPAQLDAPPQRPEQRSDVRLGCVMDVLGGTPTALAARRAGVEPALVHRWVRVFTEAGMARLENRPEPGIAQQRDRFLAAFAHELRTPLAVAQGWTDILADGDLPPEMTAATVDKLSSALALLAERTREAEYLAAAALGRLRVTRRPVPASELLPEGEVPFVGDLEACVDTDPRLAARALRDLWTAALTPPRPEERELHVRVAAPWVELRVVRTGEPIEGRVLQALFDPFDHNDDATGVSTGLYLARALAVALGGSIGLEQDGERTAFWLRLPAPPDHPIPTRRTP; from the coding sequence ATGACGGCATCTCGACTGACGCCGCGCGCGGACGTGCCGGCCCAGCTCGACGCGCCGCCGCAGCGCCCGGAGCAGCGTTCCGACGTGCGGCTGGGGTGCGTCATGGACGTCCTCGGTGGCACCCCGACCGCGCTCGCCGCCCGCCGGGCCGGGGTCGAGCCCGCGCTGGTGCACCGCTGGGTCCGGGTCTTCACCGAGGCCGGGATGGCTCGGCTGGAGAACCGACCCGAGCCGGGGATCGCCCAGCAGCGCGACCGCTTCCTGGCGGCGTTCGCCCACGAGCTGCGCACGCCCCTGGCCGTCGCCCAGGGCTGGACCGACATCCTCGCCGACGGCGACCTGCCGCCCGAGATGACCGCCGCCACCGTCGACAAGCTCAGCTCGGCGCTGGCGCTGCTGGCCGAGCGGACCCGGGAGGCGGAGTACCTCGCCGCCGCCGCCCTCGGCCGGCTGCGCGTCACCCGTCGTCCCGTCCCGGCGTCCGAGCTCCTGCCCGAGGGCGAGGTCCCCTTCGTCGGGGACCTCGAGGCCTGCGTGGACACCGACCCGCGGCTGGCCGCCCGGGCGCTGCGCGACCTGTGGACCGCGGCGCTCACCCCGCCCCGGCCCGAGGAGCGGGAGCTCCACGTGCGGGTGGCGGCTCCGTGGGTGGAGCTGCGCGTCGTACGCACCGGGGAGCCGATCGAGGGGCGCGTGCTCCAGGCGCTGTTCGACCCCTTCGACCACAACGACGACGCCACCGGCGTCTCGACCGGCCTCTACCTCGCCCGCGCCCTGGCCGTGGCGCTCGGCGGCAGCATCGGTCTCGAGCAGGACGGCGAGCGCACGGCCTTCTGGCTCCGCCTGCCTGCCCCTCCCGACCACCCGATCCCCACCAGGAGGACCCCATGA
- a CDS encoding pilus assembly protein TadG-related protein produces MPLVVGLAVVVALLVAVVVDASAAYLRRQGLDAAADAAALAATDGIQGERVYTQGLGKRAEIDPGAARRFVAAYVADSGIERRYPGLSYAVRTDADTVVVRMGAPTDLPLRVPGVGEDVLVTGEAASVVVVSD; encoded by the coding sequence GTGCCCCTCGTCGTCGGCCTCGCGGTGGTGGTCGCGCTCCTGGTGGCCGTCGTGGTCGACGCGTCCGCTGCCTACCTGCGCCGCCAGGGGCTCGACGCCGCCGCCGACGCGGCGGCCCTGGCCGCGACCGACGGCATCCAGGGCGAGCGGGTCTACACGCAAGGCCTGGGCAAGCGGGCCGAGATCGACCCGGGGGCCGCGCGGCGCTTCGTTGCGGCGTACGTCGCCGACAGCGGGATCGAGCGCCGCTACCCCGGTCTGTCCTACGCCGTGCGCACCGACGCCGACACCGTGGTCGTCCGGATGGGTGCCCCGACCGACCTGCCGCTGCGGGTGCCCGGGGTGGGGGAGGACGTGCTCGTCACCGGCGAGGCCGCGTCGGTGGTCGTGGTCTCGGACTGA
- a CDS encoding type II secretion system F family protein produces the protein MTLFLGAVLGAALGGGLWLAVVAVLDARRTPIAVRVLPYVRDLPRPASLPAPPSSSNAFSGVFGPPLQAAGRAVEKVLGGSASVRRRLQRAGLDADVQAFRVEQVLWGLSAFTLAAVPSALVALTSPDRSVPLLVFCGIAFVIGVLLRENRLTAQVAHRERSILQEFPTVAELLALSVAAGESPLSALDRVVRRTSGELSAELARVLAEVRTGTPLTRAFDQMAARSGLAVVSRFAEGIAIAVERGTPLSDVLHAQAGDVREASRRALIETGARREVLMMVPVVFLVLPVVVVFAFWPGLVGLRLVVP, from the coding sequence GTGACGCTCTTCCTCGGCGCCGTGCTCGGCGCCGCTCTCGGCGGCGGCCTGTGGCTGGCGGTGGTCGCGGTGCTCGACGCGCGTCGCACGCCGATCGCGGTGCGGGTGCTGCCCTACGTCCGGGACCTGCCGCGGCCCGCCTCGCTGCCGGCGCCGCCCTCGTCGAGCAACGCGTTCAGCGGCGTCTTCGGGCCGCCGCTGCAGGCCGCCGGCCGGGCGGTCGAGAAGGTGCTCGGTGGCTCGGCGTCCGTGCGCCGCCGCCTGCAGCGCGCCGGCCTGGACGCCGACGTGCAGGCCTTCCGCGTCGAGCAGGTGCTGTGGGGGCTGTCGGCGTTCACCCTGGCTGCCGTGCCCTCGGCCCTGGTCGCGCTGACCTCGCCCGACCGATCGGTGCCGCTGCTGGTGTTCTGCGGCATCGCGTTCGTGATCGGGGTGCTGCTGCGCGAGAACCGGCTGACCGCCCAGGTCGCGCACCGCGAGCGGTCGATCCTCCAGGAGTTCCCGACCGTGGCCGAGCTGCTGGCGCTGTCGGTGGCGGCGGGGGAGAGCCCGCTGTCGGCGCTCGACCGCGTCGTACGACGCACCAGCGGCGAGCTCTCGGCCGAGCTCGCCCGCGTCCTGGCCGAGGTCCGCACCGGCACCCCCCTCACCCGCGCCTTCGACCAGATGGCCGCCCGCTCGGGGCTGGCCGTGGTGTCGCGCTTCGCCGAGGGAATCGCGATCGCCGTCGAGCGCGGCACGCCCCTGTCCGACGTCCTGCACGCCCAGGCCGGCGACGTCCGCGAGGCCTCGCGCCGCGCCCTCATCGAGACCGGCGCCCGTCGCGAGGTCCTGATGATGGTGCCGGTCGTGTTCCTCGTGCTGCCGGTCGTCGTGGTCTTCGCGTTCTGGCCCGGGCTGGTCGGCCTGCGGCTGGTCGTGCCGTGA
- a CDS encoding TadE/TadG family type IV pilus assembly protein — MKRWPRSRADGPPTGAEDGAAVVDFVLVSLLLVPLVLGLVQVGLVLHVRNTLTAAATEGARYGATVDRTPADGVARTRAQVRGAIADRFARDVSARRTTTDGVPTVEVRVRAVVPPLGLWGPGVALDVEGHGVQEPLVTEPAP; from the coding sequence GTGAAGCGCTGGCCTCGGTCGCGGGCTGACGGCCCGCCGACAGGCGCGGAGGACGGCGCGGCGGTCGTCGACTTCGTGCTGGTCAGCCTGCTGCTGGTGCCGCTCGTGCTGGGGCTGGTCCAGGTCGGCCTGGTGCTGCACGTGCGCAACACGCTGACCGCGGCGGCGACCGAGGGGGCCCGCTACGGCGCCACCGTCGACCGCACGCCGGCCGACGGGGTGGCCCGGACGCGTGCCCAGGTCCGGGGCGCGATCGCCGACCGGTTCGCCCGCGACGTCTCGGCGCGACGCACGACCACCGACGGCGTGCCGACCGTCGAGGTCCGGGTGCGGGCCGTCGTCCCGCCTCTCGGGCTGTGGGGCCCCGGCGTCGCCCTCGACGTCGAGGGCCACGGCGTGCAGGAGCCGCTGGTGACGGAGCCGGCCCCGTGA
- a CDS encoding DUF2306 domain-containing protein — translation MLVATHAFAASVAVGLGAVQLFRPTKGDRVHRVAGRVWVLLMLHVAVTSFWIRDLRPGQLSWLHVLSVVTLVTVTLGLTSAWRGRIEAHRRQMRGSWLGLVGAGIGASAVPDRLLPQLVVTRPLGALAALLAVVVGTVLVLLLARVLPEPRPGRRRPAPRSSGA, via the coding sequence GTGTTGGTCGCCACCCACGCCTTCGCGGCCTCGGTCGCGGTGGGGCTCGGCGCGGTCCAGCTCTTCCGCCCCACCAAGGGCGACCGGGTGCACCGCGTCGCGGGCCGGGTGTGGGTGCTGCTCATGCTCCACGTGGCCGTGACGTCGTTCTGGATCCGCGACCTGCGGCCCGGCCAGCTCAGCTGGCTGCACGTGCTCTCGGTGGTCACCCTGGTGACCGTCACGCTCGGCCTCACCAGCGCCTGGCGAGGCCGCATCGAGGCGCACCGCCGGCAGATGCGCGGGAGCTGGCTCGGGCTGGTCGGGGCCGGCATCGGCGCCAGCGCGGTGCCCGACCGGTTGCTGCCGCAGCTCGTGGTCACCCGGCCGCTCGGCGCGCTGGCCGCGCTGCTGGCGGTCGTGGTCGGCACGGTGCTGGTGCTGCTGCTCGCCCGGGTGCTGCCCGAGCCCCGCCCCGGCCGACGCCGCCCGGCGCCCCGCTCGTCGGGCGCCTAG
- a CDS encoding CpaF family protein encodes MSVDVSGAGRLGATLPPLDQDLVGSLDEQVRAAVRREGVDPQLDVHRVRRLAEQAVREHDERSLTGVVTPVPDPAGTVDELVARVSGFGPLQRFLDDPTVEEIWINEPSRVFVARAGRHELTNVILTRAEVQELVERMLKSSGRRIDLSQPFVDAMLPQGHRLHVVLEGISRQFAAVNIRKFVLRAARLGDLVRLGSMPAAAAQLLEGAVLAGQNIIVAGATQAGKTTMLNCLASAIPGGDRIVSAEEVFELRFSHPDWVAMQTRQAGLEGTGQVTLRDLVRETLRMRPTRIVVGEVRSAESLDLLLALNSGLPGMATLHANSAREALVKLCTLPLLAGENISSRFVVPTVASSVDLVVHLGIDHGGTRRVNEVVAVPGRVEHDIVETEPIFVRQGGELVHTGGMPTRLDTFERAGVDVHRILRGAD; translated from the coding sequence ATGTCAGTGGATGTCTCGGGCGCTGGCCGTCTCGGCGCGACGCTCCCCCCGCTCGACCAGGACCTCGTGGGGTCGCTGGACGAGCAGGTGAGGGCTGCCGTGCGCCGCGAGGGTGTCGACCCGCAGCTCGACGTCCACCGGGTCCGACGCCTCGCCGAGCAGGCGGTGCGCGAGCACGACGAGCGCAGCCTGACGGGGGTCGTGACGCCGGTGCCCGACCCGGCCGGGACGGTCGACGAGCTGGTGGCGCGGGTGTCGGGGTTCGGGCCGCTGCAGCGGTTCCTCGACGACCCGACGGTCGAGGAGATCTGGATCAACGAGCCGTCGCGGGTGTTCGTCGCGCGGGCGGGTCGCCACGAGCTGACCAACGTCATCCTGACCCGGGCCGAGGTGCAGGAGCTGGTCGAGCGGATGCTCAAGTCGAGCGGTCGCCGGATCGACCTGTCGCAGCCGTTCGTCGACGCGATGCTGCCGCAGGGCCACCGCCTGCACGTCGTCCTGGAGGGCATCAGCCGGCAGTTCGCGGCCGTCAACATCCGCAAGTTCGTGCTGCGTGCCGCGCGGCTGGGTGACCTGGTGCGGCTCGGGTCGATGCCGGCCGCGGCGGCCCAGCTGCTCGAGGGCGCGGTGCTGGCCGGGCAGAACATCATCGTCGCGGGGGCCACCCAGGCGGGCAAGACGACCATGCTCAACTGCCTCGCCTCGGCCATCCCCGGTGGCGACCGGATCGTCTCGGCCGAGGAGGTCTTCGAGCTCCGCTTCAGCCACCCCGACTGGGTGGCGATGCAGACCCGGCAGGCGGGTCTGGAGGGGACCGGCCAGGTCACGCTGCGCGACCTGGTGCGCGAGACGCTGCGGATGCGGCCCACCCGCATCGTCGTCGGCGAGGTCCGCTCGGCGGAGAGCCTCGACCTGCTGCTCGCGCTCAACTCCGGGCTGCCCGGGATGGCCACGCTGCACGCCAACAGCGCCCGCGAGGCCCTGGTCAAGCTGTGCACGCTGCCGCTGCTGGCGGGGGAGAACATCTCCTCGCGGTTCGTGGTGCCCACCGTGGCCAGCTCGGTCGACCTGGTGGTCCACCTCGGCATCGACCACGGCGGCACCCGCCGGGTCAACGAGGTCGTGGCGGTGCCCGGCCGGGTCGAGCACGACATCGTCGAGACCGAGCCGATCTTCGTGCGCCAGGGCGGCGAGCTCGTCCACACCGGCGGGATGCCGACACGGCTCGACACCTTCGAGCGGGCGGGTGTCGACGTCCACCGGATCCTGAGGGGAGCCGACTGA
- a CDS encoding type II secretion system F family protein: protein MGAVLGLVLGLGLLLVWSSTWPPTAPARRRTPRLRPLLASAGLPDVSTAGFVVVCAVTGVVSATAVLLASRTVPVALVFGTMGAYAPVALLRGRAERRQREFAEVWPEAVDNLASAVRAGLSLPEALAGLSERGPEPLRPAFHAFALDYQVGGRFSDALDRLKERLSDPVGDRVVESLRVAREVGGGDLGRLLRSLSGFLRDDARTRSELQSRQAWTVNGARLAVAAPWLVLLMLCFQPEVIQRYSTGAGIVVLVTGAALCAVAYRVMVRIGRLPVERRILS from the coding sequence ATGGGCGCCGTCCTCGGCCTGGTGCTCGGCCTCGGGCTGCTGCTCGTGTGGTCGTCGACGTGGCCGCCCACCGCCCCGGCGCGGCGGCGTACGCCCCGGTTGCGGCCGCTGCTCGCCTCCGCAGGCCTGCCCGACGTGAGCACTGCGGGGTTCGTGGTGGTCTGCGCGGTCACGGGCGTGGTGTCGGCGACCGCGGTGCTGCTGGCGTCGCGCACCGTGCCGGTGGCGCTGGTGTTCGGGACGATGGGCGCCTACGCGCCGGTCGCGCTGCTGCGGGGCCGGGCCGAGCGGCGGCAGCGGGAGTTCGCCGAGGTGTGGCCGGAAGCCGTGGACAACCTGGCCTCGGCGGTGCGCGCCGGCCTGTCGCTGCCCGAGGCGCTGGCCGGGCTGTCGGAGCGGGGACCCGAGCCGCTGCGCCCGGCGTTCCACGCGTTCGCGCTCGACTACCAGGTCGGAGGCCGCTTCTCCGACGCGCTCGACCGGCTCAAGGAACGCCTCTCCGACCCCGTCGGCGACCGGGTCGTCGAGAGCCTGCGGGTGGCGCGCGAGGTCGGGGGCGGTGACCTCGGTCGGCTGCTGCGGAGCCTGTCGGGCTTCCTGCGCGACGACGCCCGCACCCGCTCGGAGCTGCAGTCGCGCCAGGCCTGGACCGTCAACGGCGCCCGCCTCGCGGTCGCGGCCCCGTGGCTGGTGCTGCTGATGCTCTGCTTCCAGCCCGAGGTGATCCAGCGCTACTCCACGGGCGCCGGCATCGTCGTGCTCGTCACCGGGGCGGCGCTGTGCGCGGTGGCGTACCGCGTCATGGTCCGCATCGGTCGGCTCCCGGTCGAGAGGCGGATCCTGTCGTGA
- a CDS encoding MarR family winged helix-turn-helix transcriptional regulator — translation MDPYAGEPAHQLHALVSRLDRRADQRLREHGDLTYQRFLALLTARRLAEAGPVTQRALADRLGMTEAGASRLVGSLREAGWLDVRHEPGTGNRRSLALTTAGSDQVDHALKLLEGSFAALLDAAGVTTEELVGPVGRLLAVMDDLGAPGPATATGAGR, via the coding sequence ATGGACCCGTACGCCGGCGAACCCGCCCACCAGCTGCACGCCCTCGTCAGCCGGCTCGACCGGCGCGCCGACCAGCGCCTGCGCGAGCACGGTGACCTGACCTACCAGCGGTTCCTGGCCCTGCTGACCGCGCGCCGGCTGGCCGAGGCGGGGCCGGTGACCCAGCGGGCCCTGGCCGATCGGCTCGGGATGACCGAGGCGGGGGCGAGCCGGCTGGTGGGGTCCCTGCGCGAGGCGGGGTGGCTCGACGTGCGCCACGAGCCCGGCACCGGCAACCGCCGCAGCCTCGCCCTCACCACGGCCGGGTCCGACCAGGTCGACCACGCGCTGAAGCTGCTGGAGGGCTCCTTCGCGGCGCTGCTGGACGCGGCGGGCGTGACGACCGAGGAGCTGGTGGGCCCGGTGGGCCGGCTGCTCGCCGTGATGGACGATCTGGGGGCTCCCGGACCCGCGACCGCGACGGGAGCGGGGAGGTGA
- the prfB gene encoding peptide chain release factor 2 has translation MAATDFDSEIKQLLATMKTIGSVLDVEDMRREIKDLGEQVAAPDLWDDQANAQRVTGQLSHLQGTLDRFESLESRLDDLSVLVELSREEADEETLAEAQVELDRLHKSVEQLEVRTLLNGEYDVREALITIRAGAGGVDAADFAETLMRMYTRWAERNKYAVEVFDTSYAEEAGLKSATFAVHAPYAYGTLSVEAGTHRLVRISPFDNQGRRQTSFAAVEVVPVLEQTDEIDIPDEDIRVDVYRSSGPGGQSVNTTDSAVRLTHIPTNTVVSCQNEKSQLQNKASAMVILKAKILALKKAEERAHLDSLRGDVQASWGDQMRNYVLNPYQMVKDLRTEFEVGNPQAVFDGDIDGFLEAGIRWRRGAEQAGSS, from the coding sequence GTGGCAGCCACCGACTTCGACTCCGAGATCAAGCAGCTCCTGGCGACGATGAAGACCATCGGGTCCGTCCTCGACGTCGAGGACATGCGCCGGGAGATCAAGGACCTGGGCGAGCAGGTCGCCGCGCCGGACCTGTGGGACGACCAGGCCAACGCCCAGCGCGTCACCGGCCAGCTCAGCCACCTCCAGGGGACCCTCGACCGGTTCGAGAGCCTCGAGAGCCGCCTCGACGACCTGTCGGTGCTCGTCGAGCTCTCCCGCGAGGAGGCCGACGAGGAGACGCTGGCCGAGGCCCAGGTCGAGCTCGACCGGCTGCACAAGTCCGTCGAGCAGCTCGAGGTCCGCACCCTGCTCAACGGGGAGTACGACGTCCGCGAGGCCCTCATCACCATCCGCGCCGGCGCCGGCGGGGTGGACGCGGCCGACTTCGCCGAGACGCTGATGCGGATGTACACCCGCTGGGCCGAGCGCAACAAGTACGCCGTCGAGGTCTTCGACACCTCCTACGCCGAGGAGGCGGGCCTCAAGAGCGCCACCTTCGCGGTCCACGCGCCGTACGCCTACGGCACCCTCTCGGTCGAGGCCGGCACCCACCGGCTGGTCCGCATCAGCCCCTTCGACAACCAGGGTCGCCGCCAGACCAGCTTCGCGGCCGTCGAGGTGGTGCCGGTGCTCGAGCAGACCGACGAGATCGACATCCCCGACGAGGACATCCGCGTCGACGTCTACCGCTCCAGCGGTCCCGGCGGCCAGAGCGTCAACACCACCGACTCCGCGGTCCGGCTGACCCACATCCCGACCAACACGGTCGTCTCCTGCCAGAACGAGAAGTCCCAGCTCCAGAACAAGGCCTCGGCGATGGTCATCCTCAAGGCCAAGATCCTGGCCCTGAAGAAGGCCGAGGAGCGCGCCCACCTCGACTCCCTGCGCGGCGACGTCCAGGCGAGCTGGGGCGACCAGATGCGCAACTACGTCCTCAACCCCTACCAGATGGTCAAGGACCTCCGGACCGAGTTCGAGGTCGGCAACCCGCAGGCGGTCTTCGACGGCGACATCGACGGCTTCCTCGAGGCCGGCATCCGCTGGCGCCGCGGGGCCGAGCAGGCAGGCAGCAGCTAG
- a CDS encoding ATP-grasp domain-containing protein — protein MIERLAWVTAREARGHDEDEPAAVEALRRRGVTVEVVDWDDAGVDWAAHDRVALRSAWDYPERLADFTAWLESVDAVTELVNPAATVRWNLDKRYLAELDEAGVPITPTAFVAPGSTPSFPDGDFVVKPSVGAGSRDAASYSADQHDLAAAHVERLHASGQVVLVQPYVASVATDGEWPLVFLGGAFSHAASKRVALPRAGAVEGLYAAETNAPHDATPEQVEVARAAVDLVSARFGVPAYARVDLVRADDGRFVVLEVELVEPSLFLPYADPAAADRLAAALVAPVGVAPG, from the coding sequence GTGATCGAGCGACTGGCATGGGTGACGGCCCGGGAGGCCCGGGGCCACGACGAGGACGAGCCGGCGGCCGTCGAGGCGCTGCGTCGCCGGGGCGTGACCGTCGAGGTCGTCGACTGGGACGACGCGGGCGTCGACTGGGCGGCGCACGACCGGGTGGCGCTGCGCTCCGCCTGGGACTACCCCGAGCGACTGGCGGACTTCACCGCGTGGCTCGAGTCCGTCGACGCCGTCACCGAGCTGGTCAACCCGGCCGCGACCGTGCGGTGGAACCTCGACAAGCGCTACCTCGCCGAGCTCGACGAGGCCGGCGTGCCGATCACGCCGACCGCGTTCGTGGCCCCCGGGTCGACACCCTCCTTCCCCGACGGGGACTTCGTGGTCAAGCCGTCGGTGGGAGCCGGCAGCCGCGACGCCGCGTCGTACTCCGCCGACCAGCACGACCTCGCCGCCGCGCACGTCGAGCGGCTGCACGCCTCCGGACAGGTGGTCCTCGTCCAGCCCTACGTCGCCTCGGTGGCGACCGACGGCGAGTGGCCGCTGGTCTTCCTCGGCGGGGCGTTCAGCCACGCCGCCAGCAAGCGGGTCGCGCTGCCGCGGGCCGGCGCGGTGGAGGGCCTCTACGCCGCCGAGACCAACGCCCCGCACGACGCCACGCCCGAGCAGGTCGAGGTCGCCCGGGCAGCGGTGGACCTGGTCAGCGCGAGGTTCGGGGTGCCGGCGTACGCCCGGGTGGACCTGGTGCGGGCCGACGACGGCCGCTTCGTGGTGCTCGAGGTGGAGCTGGTCGAGCCCTCGCTGTTCCTGCCGTACGCCGACCCCGCGGCCGCCGACCGGCTCGCCGCCGCTCTGGTCGCGCCGGTGGGCGTGGCGCCGGGGTGA